A window from Pleuronectes platessa chromosome 6, fPlePla1.1, whole genome shotgun sequence encodes these proteins:
- the LOC128442461 gene encoding P2Y purinoceptor 1-like: MNKTFCILFSFDFTGKFLPPVLILVFIVGLVANTWGLKSLRQNWKKLGSVNVFVLNLGLADVLYLLTLPFLVVYYFKGNVWIFGATFCKITRFCFNLNLYGSIGFLTCISVYRYLAIVHPMKVLGRITVTHSVNISVLVWLLVAAQSLPDVFYIKTSGNQTEKCYETTHDTFVEDYLNYSLGRTLTGFCIPLLITLGCYGHMIITLCSKNNVDKDLKRRSLRLMFILILLFSVCYIPYHLFKNLNLWSRVLSKHGNCHRWSNGVYIGHQIGRGLVCLNSALNPLVYFYARKDSGSVLTSARRVIMRPFTTTVSTV; this comes from the coding sequence ATGAACAAAACCTTTTGTATTCTTTTCAGCTTTGATTTCACCGGCAAATTCCTGCCTCCTGTTTTAATCTTGGTCTTCATCGTTGGCCTGGTTGCTAACACATGGGGGTTGAAGTCTTTGCGGCAGAACTGGAAGAAACTGGGTAGCGTCAACGTGTTTGTTCTCAACCTGGGACTTGCAGATGTTTTGTATCTGCTCACGCTGCCGTTTCTGGTGGTTTACTACTTCAAGGGGAATGTGTGGATCTTTGGAGCTACATTCTGCAAGATAACGAGATTCTGCTTCAACCTGAACCTCTACGGCAGCATCGGATTCCTTACCTGCATCAGCGTGTACAGGTACCTGGCTATTGTTCACCCGATGAAAGTGTTGGGAAGAATCACTGTCACTCATTCTGTGAACATCTCAGTCCTCGTGTGGCTGCTGGTGGCTGCCCAGAGTCTTCCAGACGTGTTCTACATCAAGACGTCTGGAAACCAAACTGAGAAATGCTACGAAACCACACACGACACATTTGTGGAGGATTACCTGAACTACAGCCTGGGTAGGACCTTGACTGGGTTTTGTATCCCACTCCTCATCACGCTGGGCTGCTACGGACATATGATTATCACACTTTGCTCAAAAAACAACGTCGACAAGGATCTGAAGCGAAGGAGCCTGAGGTTGATGTTTATTTTGatccttctcttctctgtgtgcTACATCCCCTATCACCTGTTCAAGAACCTAAATCTCTGGTCAAGAGTTCTGAGCAAACACGGGAACTGTCACAGGTGGTCCAATGGAGTTTACATCGGCCATCAGATAGGCCGTGGGCTGGTGTGTCTGAACAGCGCCCTCAACCCTCTGGTTTACTTCTACGCACGTAAAGACTCCGGCTCAGTTTTGACATCTGCTCGTCGAGTCATCATGCGCCCGTTCACCACCACGGTTTCTACGGTGTGA
- the LOC128442459 gene encoding P2Y purinoceptor 1-like, with amino-acid sequence MNKTSCIIVNFDFTGRFLPPVLILVFIVGLVANTWGLKSLRQNWKKLGSVNVFVLNLGLADVLYLLTLPFLVDYYFKGNVWIFGTTFCKITRFCFNLNLYGSIGFLTCISVYRYLAIVHPMKVLGRITVTHSVNISVLVWLLVAAQSLPDVFYIKTSGNQTEKCYETTHSASVEDYLKYSLGRTLTGFCIPLLITLGCYGHMIIILCSKNNVDKDLKRRSLRLLFILILLFSVCYIPYHLFKNLNLWSRVLSKHGSCHRWSNGVYIAHQIGRGLVCLNSALNPLVYLNTSKDSGSVLTSARRVIMRPFTTTVSTV; translated from the coding sequence ATGAACAAAACCTCTTGTATTATTGTCAACTTTGATTTCACCGGCAGATTCCTGCCTCCTGTTTTAATCTTGGTCTTCATCGTCGGCCTGGTTGCTAACACATGGGGGTTGAAGTCTTTGCGGCAGAACTGGAAGAAACTGGGTAGCGTCAACGTGTTTGTTCTCAACCTGGGACTTGCAGATGTTTTGTATCTGCTCACGCTGCCGTTTCTGGTGGATTACTACTTCAAGGGGAATGTGTGGATCTTTGGAACTACATTCTGCAAGATAACGAGATTCTGCTTCAACCTGAACCTCTACGGCAGCATCGGATTCCTTACCTGCATCAGCGTGTACAGGTACCTGGCTATTGTTCACCCGATGAAAGTGTTGGGAAGAATCACTGTCACTCATTCTGTGAACATCTCAGTCCTCGTGTGGCTGCTGGTGGCTGCCCAGAGTCTTCCAGACGTGTTCTACATCAAGACGTCTGGAAACCAAACTGAGAAATGCTACGAGACCACACACAGCGCATCTGTGGAGGATTACCTGAAGTACAGCCTGGGGAGGACCCTGACTGGGTTTTGTATCCCACTCCTCATCACGCTGGGCTGCTATGGACATATGATTATCATACTTTGCTCCAAAAACAACGTGGACAAGGATCTGAAGCGAAGGAGCCTGAGGTTGCTGTTCATTTTGatccttctcttctctgtgtgttacaTCCCCTATCACCTGTTCAAGAACCTAAATCTCTGGTCAAGAGTTCTGAGCAAACACGGGAGCTGTCACAGGTGGTCCAACGGAGTTTACATCGCCCATCAGATAGGTCGGGGGCTGGTGTGTCTGAACAGCGCCCTCAACCCTCTGGTTTACCTCAACACAAGTAAAGACTCCGGCTCAGTTTTGACATCTGCTCGTCGAGTCATCATGCGCCCGTTCACCACCACGGTTTCTACGGTGTGA
- the LOC128442427 gene encoding UDP-glucuronosyltransferase 2C1 gives MESHRALAFVLLFSATLASCCDGGKVLVYPVDGSHWLNMKILVEALHSQGHQITVLRSTTSWYVAEISPHYRSITIHQEQAQNLESQSFMTSFLKKSLDIRRQQGSPWAFVEFYRNLFEMMRENQHTVAKLVVSIFENKTLMQELRETGYDLCLTDPAFPAGVLVAHHLHLPLVLNVRWLFNGEAHFSVAPSPLSYVPQLFTHSSDSMNFFQRTQNIIYHSILVYMYHYVSNPPYQAVCDKYFGKDVNVMSLIQGADLWLMRVDFTFEFPRPTMPNVVYIGGFQGKPPKPLPTDLEEFVQSSGEHGVVVMTLGTLLNDLGPEISEIIASAFANLPQKVVWRHTGKRPVTLGNNTMLVKWLPQNDILGHAKTKVFVTHGGTNGIYEAIYQSVPILGIPLIFDQYDNMVRLRARGVAEIVEVTTMDVESLTSTLRNIVDPEKPYKQNMVKLSQLHRDKPMKPLDSAVFWMEFVMRHGGAAHLRTESYKLPWYSYYCLDVMAVIAAFGLMVIASVWVSCRYLIRRFIWTKTSSSKSKRE, from the coding sequence ATGGAGTCCCATCGAGCTCTGGCGTTCGTCTTACTGTTTTCAGCGACTCTGGCCTCCTGCTGTGATGGCGGCAAAGTGCTGGTCTACCCCGTGGATGGGAGCCACTGGCTGAACATGAAAATCCTGGTGGAGGCGCTGCACTCTCAGGGCCATCAAATCACGGTGCTGCGCTCCACCACCAGCTGGTACGTCGCCGAGATCTCCCCCCATTACAGATCCATCACCATCCACCAGGAGCAGGCCCAGAACCTGGAGAGCCAGTCCTTCATGACCTCTTTCCTGAAGAAGTCGCTCGACATCCGCCGACAGCAGGGCTCTCCGTGGGCGTTCGTGGAGTTTTACAGGAACCTTTTCGAGATGATGAGGGAGAACCAGCATACTGTGGCGAAACTGGTTGTCAGCATCTTTGAGAATAAGACGCTGATGCAGGAACTGAGGGAAACTGGATACGACCTCTGTCTGACAGACCCGGCGTTTCCCGCCGGCGTGCTGGTGGCACATCACCTCCACCTTCCCCTGGTTTTGAACGTGCGCTGGCTATTCAATGGCGAGGCTCACTTTTCTGTTGCTCCTTCTCCTTTGTCCTACGTCCCCCAGTTGTTTACTCACAGCTCAGACTCTATGAACTTTTTTCAAAGAACCCAGAATATAATCTATCACAGCATACTGGTGTACATGTACCACTACGTCTCAAATCCGCCTTACCAGGCTGTTTGTGATAAATATTTCGGAAAGGACGTCAACGTCATGTCTCTCATCCAGGGAGCAGATCTGTGGCTAATGCGAGTGGACTTCACATTCGAGTTCCCCCGGCCCACTATGCCCAATGTGGTCTACATCGGCGGCTTCCAGGGAAAACCCCCCAAGCCTCTTCCGACAGATTTGGAAGAATTTGTGCAGAGCTCTGGTGAACACGGGGTGGTCGTCATGACCCTGGGGACCCTGCTGAACGACCTCGGCCCCGAGATATCGGAGATCATCGCCTCAGCGTTCGCCAACCTCCCGCAGAAGGTGGTGTGGAGACACACCGGGAAAAGGCCGGTCACACTTGGGAACAACACCATGCTGGTGAAGTGGCTGCCTCAAAATGACATACTCGGTCACGCAAAGACCAAGGTGTTTGTCACGCACGGCGGCACCAACGGGATCTACGAGGCCATCTACCAAAGCGTCCCCATCCTGGGCATCCCCCTCATCTTCGATCAGTACGACAACATGGTGCGTCTGAGGGCGCGGGGAGTAGCTGAGATCGTTGAGGTGACAACTATGGATGTGGAGTCCCTGACAAGTACCCTGAGGAACATCGTAGACCCGGAGAAGccgtacaaacagaacatggtCAAACTGTCCCAGCTGCACCGCGACAAACCAATGAAGCCCTTAGACAGCGCCGTCTTCTGGATGGAGTTCGTCATGAGGCACGGGGGGGCAGCTCATCTGCGCACAGAGTCATACAAGCTGCCTTGGTATTCGTACTATTGTCTCGATGTGATGGCAGTGATTGCGGCGTTCGGCCTGATGGTCATTGCAtcagtctgggtttcctgtagaTATCTCATCAGACGCTTCATATGGACCAAGACGTCCTCATCCAAGTCAAAGAGGGAATAG
- the pfkfb1 gene encoding 6-phosphofructo-2-kinase/fructose-2,6-bisphosphatase 1 has protein sequence MELPQLEHMRLHRCNSTASVPQFCNSPTMIVMVGLPARGKTYISKKLTRYLNWIGVPTKMFNVGQYRREAVKIYKNFEFFKPDNEEAMRIRKACATSALKDVTVYFTKEQGQVAVFDATNTTRERRTSILCFAKEKGYKVFFVESICDDPEIIAENIKQVKFGSPDYVDRDIDEAKEDFIQRIECYRASYMSIDDEKDRKLSYIKIFDVGSRYLVNRVQDHIQSRIVYYLMNIHVTPRSIYLSRHGESELNLLGRIGGDSGLSPRGHKYATSLATFIRSQNIRDLKVWTSHMKRTIQTAEALGVQYEQWKALNEIDAGVCEELTYEEIQENFPEEFAMRDQDKYRYRYPKGESYEDIVHRLEPVIMELERQENVLVVCHQAIMRCLLAYFLDKPADGLPYLRCPLHTVLKLTPIAYGCKVESFFLNIEAVNTHREKPVNVDTDRDPEEALQTVPDHI, from the exons ATGGAGCTTCCCCAGCTGGAACACATGAGGCTCCACAGGTGTAACAGCACAG CCTCGGTGCCTCAGTTCTGTAACTCTCCCACGATGATCGTGATGGTGGGTCTTCCTGCCAGAGGGAAGACGTACATTTCCAAGAAGCTCACCCGCTACCTCAACTGGATCGGAGTTCCTACAAAAA TGTTTAACGTCGGCCAGTACCGAAGAGAGGCCGTCAAGATCTACAAGAACTTTGAGTTCTTCAAACCGGACAACGAGGAGGCCATGAGGATCCGCAA ggcctgtgCAACGTCCGCCCTCAAAGACGTCACCGTCTACTTCACCAAGGAACAGGGACAAGTGGCC GTGTTTGATGCCACCAACACCACCAGGGAGAGGAGGACCAGCATTCTGTGTTTTGCGAaggaaaaaggctacaag GTTTTCTTTGTGGAATCAATCTGTGATGACCCAGAGATCATTGCAGAGAATATCAAG CAAGTAAAGTTTGGGAGTCCAGATTACGTGGATCGTGACATAGATGAAGCCAAGGAAGACTTCATCCAGCGCATCGAGTGCTACAGAGCCAGCTACATGTCGATAGACGACGAGAAAGACAG GAAGCTCTCCTACATCAAGATCTTCGACGTGGGCAGCAGATACCTGGTGAACCGGGTCCAGGACCACATTCAGAGCAGGATCGTCTACTACCTCATGAACATCCACGTCACGCCGAGGTCCATCTATCTGAGTCGCCACGGAGAGAGTGAACTCAACCTGCTGGGTCGCATCGGGGGGGACTCGGGCCTCTCGCCCAGAGGACACAAG tATGCCACCTCCCTGGCAACCTTCATCAGGAGTCAGAACATCAGGGACCTGAAGGTGTGGACGAGCCACATGAAGAGGACCATCCAGACGGCAGAGGCTCTGGGGGTCCAGTATGAACAGTGGAAGGCTCTCAATGAGATCGACGCC GGCGTATGTGAGGAGCTCACCTACGAGGAGATCCAGGAGAACTTCCCAGAGGAGTTTGCCATGAGAGACCAGGACAAGTATCGTTACCGTTACCCTAAGGGTGAA TCCTACGAGGACATCGTCCATCGTCTGGAGCCGGTCATCATGGAGCTGGAGCGGCAGGAGAACGTCCTGGTGGTCTGTCACCAGGCTATAATGCGCTGCCTGTTGGCTTACTTCTTAGACAAACCTGCAG ATGGGCTGCCTTATCTGAGATGCCCCCTTCACACGGTGCTCAAACTCACACCCATAGCCTACG GGTGCAAGGTCGAGTCCTTCTTCCTCAACATCGAGGccgtcaacacacacagagagaagccgGTG AACGTGGACACCGACAGAGACCCAGAGGAAGCTCTGCAGACGGTTCCCGATCACATATAG